The genomic stretch ACTACTGCCGATCACTACGACCAACGTGGATTTAGTGTATCAGGAACTGGATTTGCCGACGAATCGGATTTCTTACAATATCTTGCTTTTGCAGGATCTACAACAGCTAAAGATTATCTGAATGGCCCCGATGCGAATGTCTCGCTTATATCACGGTTAGCTTATTCTTACGACGATAGATACTTTGTAACCGGATCGTGGCGTCGCGACTATGCCGGACGTTTACCAAAAGAAAACAATTACGGTGATTTTCCTGCAACAACACTGGCCTGGAAAATTTCGAGCGAAAAGTTCTTTAAGAAAACAGATCTTCTAAGCCTACTCAAGGTACGAGCATCATGGGGACGTGTAGGTAATATATCATCGGTAATTATGAATTACAAATCACTAATCCTCACAAAAGAGGAAAACACAGATAACAATTCAGGGCAATATGGAGTGACTGCTGGCGGCAAATGGGGTACAAGCGTATATAAAAATCTGGCTATTAATCCCGACCTAACATGGGAAACGTCTGAACAAACCGACTTTGGTTTAGATGTCAGTATGTTTAGAGATCGCTTAGCCCTATCACTCGATTATTTTGACAAAAGAACCTTCAACCTGATTCAAACTCAATCGATGGATTGGCCTACAACAATGGGGTTACAAGCGATGAAAGTCAATCAGGGAGAAGTGCGTAATAGAGGATTTGAAATACAGGCCAACTGGGCTGACCATATCAACAAAGACATGTCTTACTTCGTGTCAGGCAACTTCTCTACTTTGAGAAACTGGGTATCTGATATAGGTGTGAAAAATGCAGACGGAACACCGGGGGTATGGACAGATAATACTACATTCCGAAATCTTCCTTATTTGTATCAAACTGCGCAAGGACAGCCTTTGAATTCTTATTTCTTAATAAAGACGGACGGAATTTTCCAAAGCGATGCAGAAGCCGCAGCGTATGTAGACAAAGACGGAAAACGTATTCAACCAAATGCTGTAGCCGGAGACCTGAAGTTTGTAGACTATAATAATGATGGAGTAATCAACACTGCCGACCGTCAATATTGTGGCAGTGCAATACCTAAAACAACATTTGCTTTCACTCTGGGCTTCACTTACAAGAAAGTATCATTGAGTGCTATGTTCCAGGGTGTAGGTGGTGCACAATCGTTATACGTAGGTAAATACATGACTTTAAGTGATGTTGAAGGCAACTTTAACCGCTCAAACGAAATATTGAATGCATGGAGTCCGACAAACACATCATCAAATATACCTCGTTTATCAAAATCAGACCCTAACGGTAACTTTGCTACTGCGTCAGATTGGTATTTGGAAGATGCTTCGTATGTGCGCTTCAAGAACTTGACTATTTCTTATGACTTGAGCAGCATACTCCGCAAATCATCTCACCTAGCCCAACGCAACAGCAATATGTCTGTTTATGTGAGTGGAGAGAATTTGTATACATTCACCAACTACTCAGGAATGGACCCTGAAACAGGAGGATGGGATGCAATTAAATACCCGGTATCCAGAGTTCTATCTTTAGGAGTAAAACTTACATATTAAAATAATATTCAATACTAATTAAATAAACCGGCAGATCATTCTAATTACAGATTTGCATTAATAATCAACGTATATGGATAGCAAAAAAATTATAATTGCATTAGTCTTATTTGTTCTGGCTTTTAGTTCCTGTTCCGACTTTTTGGATGTTCAATCGGAAGGGAATCCTACTACCACTTCTTACTTTAAGAACGACCAGCAGGCTATAGATGCAATAACAGCTTTATATAAACCTCTTCACAGAGAAACATCATATGGTCGTGACCTATTTTGGGAACAAGGCGCTGCATGCGATATCGTTTGGGGACGTACACGTGGTTTTCCTACACTGGCTACTTTTGCTTATACAGGAGATGAAAGTCCTTTGAACAATAACTTCACTCTATTTTATGAAAATATTGCTTATTCCAACTGGGTAATTCAGGAGCTATTGAAAAAACAAAAGAGTACAACCCTAAGCAGTATCGAAACACGAAGCTTGGGTGAAGCATATTTTATGCGTGGAATGTCTCACTTCGTTATGGCATACAGATATGGTACCAACGAACAGGGAGCACCATTTGTTCGCTACGAAGATTTTCCGAGCGGTTATGATAACTCTATCCCTCCGCAACAAGCATCTGTTGTAGATAACTACAAGTACATTATTGAAGATATGGACAAAGCAATAACTTATCTTCCAAAATTTGAGGCATACGCCGACGAAGACAAAGGTCGTGCACATCAGGCTGCTGCAGTAGCTTACAAAGCTAAGGTTTATGCTTATTGGGCAACATGGGACGAAACCCAATGGAAGAATGTAATAGATATGGTAAATTCGTTGGAAACAAATTACGGACGTGCACTAGCTCCTACATTCGCCGAAGTATTTTCTTCCGATTTTTCTAAATTCTGGAATAGTGAATATATCTGGTCTATCCCTTCGGATGGTGGAGCAAACGGTGGTGGTAGTGAGTTTCCAGGAGTTGTTCTCGAAAACAAAGGTTGGGGTATCTTTAATGGTTGGGGACAGAACAAACCATCATACGATATTTATGAAGAAATGTTGAAAGATGGAGTAGGAAACGATCGTCTGAAACGTTCTATCCTTGAATACAATCAGGAGTTCGAGTTCTGGGGTACAACTCGCAAATTCTACTCAACATCAGATATAGAAGCCGGGTTTATGATTAATAAATACATGGACCCGTTCAAATATGCAAATGCGTCTGAAGCCGGTTATGTGAATACAAGTGGAGACTGGCCTACTGCCCGTATCAATTTTCCACTTATCCGCTTTGCCGAAATGCTTCTATTCCGTGCCGAGGCTTATCTGATGACCAATCAGGCGGATAAAGCCAAAAAGGATATTGATGCAGTACGTCAAAGATCAAATCTTGCCCTTCTCGATCATACACCAACAATGGCTGATTTGTATCATGAGCGTCGTTGTGAGCTGGCCTTTGAATTCACAGACCACTTGTTTGATTTGAAACGCTGGAATCGCTCTTCGAATGCAACTATTAAGGCTTTAGCTAACAAAGAGTTGAATTCTCATCCACGTGTACGTAAATATGCTGATCGCGCGAACCCTGAATCAACATTTGAAATCGCAGATTATCAAGATTATAAGATAAAGAATCCATATCAGGATTATATGATGGTATTTCCTTATCCGGCAGTTCAAGTTACCAAATCGAATGGTAAGCTGACACAAAATAAAGGATATCAATGATCTTTTTGAACAAGAGCAATATTATCGATTGACAAGCTCTTCAATAATTTAACAAGCAAGGCAATACGAGAAAATAATATTTTCGGCTATTGTCTTGCTTTATTTTAAATCCGAAACTCAATTCGGAAACACCTCTACTCTACCCTACCCAGCGACCTTATAGGAACTTCACAAGACTCCGCAAAATCTTTATAAAATCTTTATACCGCATCTATTTTCTTTACAAAATCCTTACAACTTTCACTATAGCTTTGTATCGTACTTAAAATGAATATAAAATATGGAAATAACTTATATCATCGGAGCAATTATAGCTATCCTCATTCTAGGATATCTCATTTATGTATTAATAAAACCCGAAAAATTTTAATGATAATTGATATGGAAATCAATGATTATATACAAATCTTCCTTTTTCTATTTTTGCTTACAGCGTTGACACCTATATTGGGTTCATTTATGGCCAAAGTATTAAATGGAGAGAAAAATATATTAACTCCGATATTTAGCAAACCAGAGAAGTTAATATACAAAATATGCGGAGTAGATACAAACCTATCAATGAATTGGAAGAAATACACCATGGCATTGTTACTATTTAACCTGATAGGATTTCTCTTCTTATTCTTAGTATTAGTAACTCAGCAATGGCTACCATTAAATCCTCAGCAGATAGGGAATATGAATTGGCACACAGCATTTAACACTTCGGTGAGCTTTATAACCAATACCAATTGGCAATCATATTCGGGAGAAACTGGTCTGAGCTATTTCAGCCAAATGATAGGACTTACAGTGCAAAACTTCCTAAGCGCAGCAACAGGGATTGCTGTTTTGACGGCACTAATACGTGGAATAAAAGGGAAGACAACAGATATACTCGGTAATTTCTGGGTAGACATTACCCGTTCTACACTCTATATCTTACTTCCTTTATCCATCCTACTTGCAGTCTTATTGGCTGGACAAGGAGTAATCCAGAATTTTGATAGTTACACCCATGTCACAACCCTACAAGGAAATACACAAGTTATACCACAAGGTCCCGCAGCATCTCAGATTGCTATCAAACAGTTGGGAACTAATGGAGGAGGCTTCTTTGGGACAAATAGTGCCCATCCGTTTGAAAACCCGACACCTTTTTCCAACTTTCTGCAACTTTTATCCATTTTGCTTATCCCTGCAGCTTTGACATACACTTACGGAAAAATGGTGAAATCACAAAAACAAGGCTGGGCGATATTTGCAGCTATGTTTATTTTATTGGGAGCAGGCCTTTTTGTCTCTTTATATTCCGAATTTCACCAATCGGACGTCTGGCACAATATGGCTTATATGGAAGGGAAAGAAACTCGTTTTGGAATAACAAATAGTGTGCTGTGGTCAACAGTCACAACTGCAGCATCTAATGGATCGGTTAATGCTATGCATGACAGCCTCACTCCTCTTTCGGGAATGGTAGCCATGATAAATATGATGTTGGGTGAAGTCGTTTATGGCGGAGCTGGTGCAGGCTTATATGGTATTGTCATATTTATTATACTCACTGTATTTATTGCAGGCCTCATGGTTGGCCGTACTCCTGAGTATTTGGGTAAAAAAATAGAAGCTTTTGAAGTGAAAATGGCTCTCATAGCAATACTTAGCCCTTCTATTGTTATTCTATTATTTTCAGCTATTGCATGCTCTATTCCGCAAGGACTGTCGGGACTGAATAATGGAGGCTCACACGGATTATCAGAAATACTTTATGCCT from Dysgonomonas mossii encodes the following:
- a CDS encoding RagB/SusD family nutrient uptake outer membrane protein codes for the protein MDSKKIIIALVLFVLAFSSCSDFLDVQSEGNPTTTSYFKNDQQAIDAITALYKPLHRETSYGRDLFWEQGAACDIVWGRTRGFPTLATFAYTGDESPLNNNFTLFYENIAYSNWVIQELLKKQKSTTLSSIETRSLGEAYFMRGMSHFVMAYRYGTNEQGAPFVRYEDFPSGYDNSIPPQQASVVDNYKYIIEDMDKAITYLPKFEAYADEDKGRAHQAAAVAYKAKVYAYWATWDETQWKNVIDMVNSLETNYGRALAPTFAEVFSSDFSKFWNSEYIWSIPSDGGANGGGSEFPGVVLENKGWGIFNGWGQNKPSYDIYEEMLKDGVGNDRLKRSILEYNQEFEFWGTTRKFYSTSDIEAGFMINKYMDPFKYANASEAGYVNTSGDWPTARINFPLIRFAEMLLFRAEAYLMTNQADKAKKDIDAVRQRSNLALLDHTPTMADLYHERRCELAFEFTDHLFDLKRWNRSSNATIKALANKELNSHPRVRKYADRANPESTFEIADYQDYKIKNPYQDYMMVFPYPAVQVTKSNGKLTQNKGYQ
- the kdpF gene encoding K(+)-transporting ATPase subunit F; amino-acid sequence: MEITYIIGAIIAILILGYLIYVLIKPEKF
- the kdpA gene encoding potassium-transporting ATPase subunit KdpA — its product is MEINDYIQIFLFLFLLTALTPILGSFMAKVLNGEKNILTPIFSKPEKLIYKICGVDTNLSMNWKKYTMALLLFNLIGFLFLFLVLVTQQWLPLNPQQIGNMNWHTAFNTSVSFITNTNWQSYSGETGLSYFSQMIGLTVQNFLSAATGIAVLTALIRGIKGKTTDILGNFWVDITRSTLYILLPLSILLAVLLAGQGVIQNFDSYTHVTTLQGNTQVIPQGPAASQIAIKQLGTNGGGFFGTNSAHPFENPTPFSNFLQLLSILLIPAALTYTYGKMVKSQKQGWAIFAAMFILLGAGLFVSLYSEFHQSDVWHNMAYMEGKETRFGITNSVLWSTVTTAASNGSVNAMHDSLTPLSGMVAMINMMLGEVVYGGAGAGLYGIVIFIILTVFIAGLMVGRTPEYLGKKIEAFEVKMALIAILSPSIVILLFSAIACSIPQGLSGLNNGGSHGLSEILYAFTSAAGNNGSAFAGLNASTVFYNLLIALGMLIGRFGIIIPVLAIAGSLARKKIIPVSQGTFRTDNLLFVGLLISIIIIVGGLTFFPALSLGPIVDHILMQNGVLF